In Pyrus communis chromosome 1, drPyrComm1.1, whole genome shotgun sequence, the following are encoded in one genomic region:
- the LOC137725823 gene encoding amino acid permease 3-like — translation MAQLGWIAGPVVMVMLSIATSRFLLSGSRHWEEKLHLLGCCKLGVKMCGFIQQLTLFGATIGYTVTASISLVAIKRSNCFHNSGGKDPCHTSYYPYLLAFGISEITLSQIPNFDKLSWLSTVAAVMSFTYSGIGLAPGVAKVAGTHSFLYYCYVEWRNVLAVTRRDTVKSPPLEMKTMKKATRFSLAVTSIFYILCGCTGHAAFGGIAPGNLLTDKGLSNPFWLIDIANAAIVIHLVGAYQVFAQPIFALVEKTAAKSFPNSQFITKDIKIPIPGFGSYNLSLSKLVWMTFFVILTTVISMILPFFNDVVGFLGALGYWPLTVYFPAEMYIAQKKIAEWSMRWICLQILSLFVLAVALSAAAGSVIGVVHDLKVYRLLKTNK, via the exons ATGGCTCAGCTAGGATGGATTGCTGGTCCTGTTGTGATGGTCATGCTCTCCATCGCCACTTCTCGTTTCCTGCTATCGGGATCCCGTCACTGGGAAGAGAAACTGCACCTACTCGGATGCT GTAAACTTGGGGTCAAAATGTGTGGCTTTATTCAGCAATTGACCCTTTTTGGAGCTACTATTGGCTATACTGTAACAGCCTCTATAAGCCTGGT GGCAATAAAGAGGTCTAATTGCTTCCACAATAGTGGTGGAAAAGATCCATGTCATACCAGCTACTATCCCTATCTGCTAGCATTTGGAATCTCAGAAATTACATTGTCTCAAATTCCAAACTTTGATAAGTTGTCTTGGCTCTCCACTGTTGCTGCAGTCATGTCCTTCACTTACTCAGGAATTGGACTAGCCCCTGGAGTTGCTAAAGTCGCTGGTACACATAGTTTTCTCTATTACTGCTATGTTGAATGGAGAAATGTTCTCGCCGTCACCAG ACGGGACACAGTTAAATCCCCACCACTTGAAATGAAGACAATGAAGAAGGCCACTCGATTTAGTTTGGCAGTGACATCCATTTTCTACATTCTATGTGGCTGCACGGGCCACGCTGCTTTCGGAGGCATAGCTCCCGGAAACCTCCTCACTGACAAAGGCTTATCTAACCCATTTTGGCTCATCGACATAGCCAATGCCGCCATTGTGATCCACCTTGTTGGTGCATACCAAGTTTTCGCCCAACCCATTTTCGCATTAGTCGAAAAAACAGCAGCAAAAAGTTTCCCAAACAGCCAGTTCATCACAAAAGACATCAAAATACCAATCCCGGGTTTTGGTTCCTACAACCTTAGCCTCTCCAAATTGGTGTGGATGACCTTTTTTGTGATTCTAACCACAGTGATCTCCATGATTCTCCCGTTCTTTAACGATGTGGTTGGATTTCTCGGGGCTCTAGGGTATTGGCCACTCACAGTTTACTTCCCTGCGGAGATGTACATTGCTCAAAAGAAGATAGCAGAGTGGAGCATGAGATGGATTTGCCTCCAAATCCTGAGTCTTTTCGTCCTTGCAGTTGCTCTATCTGCTGCAGCTGGTTCAGTTATTGGTGTGGTTCATGATCTCAAGGTCTACAGACTCTTGAAAACcaacaaataa